The genomic interval AGTGGTAGAAGAGGAGTGTACACAGTCCTGGTGCCACAGGTTTTCTGCCAAGGTGTTTAGTAAAGGTGCAATTTCACCAAATCCTCCACTCACATCACCTCCCACACGGAAGACTGGTACACCCCAAACTTGAAATTGTGTAATTTCACTCTCTGTTACATCCGTGTGCATAAACAAGTCAAATCTATATAGTTAAGGACAATTCTCTAAACTCTTCAACATTTATTCTCCTGATGTAAATCAGATGTCTATATATTGGACTTTAAGTGAAATCTATTTCAATTGTTTATACAactttattttactgtaattacCAGACATTTTCTATGCTCAGATTAGTAGTTTTGTCTTTAAATACATATGTGAATAAGGAGACACTATTTTACACACAACCCATTCAAACACTACTATTCAAACATTATTGTGCACCTTGGCTGAAGGATACTTTGTGCCAACTACCAGTCTGACAACCCTGTCTGAGGGGTTTGTGATCCGGGATATCTGATTTGAGATGTCCTCAAAAGAGCTATGATCAGTGAAAGAGAACAGGAAAAGAATAGCATCCACCTGTTCCTTGCAAGACTGTAGAAACATGGATAACAATTATCAATAAAGAATTATTCAGAATACGTCAAAGGTGTAAGACAGTAATTTAATCAAAAGTAGTGGTAAAAAGATACGGTCACCGGCAGCATGTGGTCAAATCTACGCATGGCGTTTTCCCCACAGTCCCAAAGCTGAAAGTGAAAGAACAAAACGCGGCCGCTCTCCCTCATCTTCACAGGCCAAAAAACCACAGATGTTTCCATACCTGGGGAAGTTACAGACTTGATATATTAAGT from Hoplias malabaricus isolate fHopMal1 chromosome 3, fHopMal1.hap1, whole genome shotgun sequence carries:
- the cplane2 gene encoding ciliogenesis and planar polarity effector 2 isoform X1, whose product is MAMATNFLSVIRHLLMIVRLVQFGFDMVLKVFLYSILGLLEAPVMPPNLKADIVRYKVFISGKSGVGKTTLAARLAGHNIPNMHYETTGMETSVVFWPVKMRESGRVLFFHFQLWDCGENAMRRFDHMLPSCKEQVDAILFLFSFTDHSSFEDISNQISRITNPSDRVVRLVVGTKFDLFMHTDVTESEITQFQVWGVPVFRVGGDVSGGFGEIAPLLNTLAENLWHQDCVHSSSTTLPQQSQQEDTSREVIV
- the cplane2 gene encoding ciliogenesis and planar polarity effector 2 isoform X2, which encodes MAAVVPGSLFVANWHRNPESREYFSKILHKKKRRKFGLLEAPVMPPNLKADIVRYKVFISGKSGVGKTTLAARLAGHNIPNMHYETTGMETSVVFWPVKMRESGRVLFFHFQLWDCGENAMRRFDHMLPSCKEQVDAILFLFSFTDHSSFEDISNQISRITNPSDRVVRLVVGTKFDLFMHTDVTESEITQFQVWGVPVFRVGGDVSGGFGEIAPLLNTLAENLWHQDCVHSSSTTLPQQSQQEDTSREVIV